Proteins encoded in a region of the Salipiger sp. CCB-MM3 genome:
- the rnr gene encoding ribonuclease R yields the protein MSKLPSKAEILDWIMAHPTQTAKRDIAKAFGIKGAARIDLKRVLKELEAEGHLEKRKKTYRDPDRLPPVTVLQVKAPDENGDLFAQPLEWHGEGVEPAVLLVPRATDPALGEGDRILAKLQVVHEEDHNYEARLIRKIGVSPRKIVGIFRKGPEGGRIVPIDKGADKEWLVGPDAMAGAQEGELVEAEQAGPRASRMGLPKARIVMRLGDPSEPKAVSLIAIHQHGIPDAFPPKVLEEADRMKPAGLKGRTDLRELPLVTIDPADARDHDDACFAEADEDPKNPGGHVIWVAIADVAHYVLPGSELDREAKKRGNSSYFPDRVVPMLPDRLSGDLCSLHEGVPRACIAVRMVIDAEGNKRSHSFVRGLMRSPASLNYAEVQQAMDGQPNDKTGPLLEDVIRPLYAAYHALRDARNRRQPLDLELPERKIVLGEDGTVTSVNFVDRLDAHKLIEEFMVLANVAAAETLIAKRTPLLFRVHEEPPVEKLDALRETAQAAGLNLAKGQVLKTAHLNKLLHDAAGREDAELINLATLRSMTQAYYNPENFGHFGLALMNYAHFTSPIRRYSDLIVHRGLISAHGWGDDGLSQTDIERLQQTAEHISDTERRSMMAERDTTDRYLASYLSERVGAEFGGRISGIAKFGVFVKLDESGADGLVPIRNLGNEFFHFDREAGTLMGADTGTLITLGQRVRVKLVDVTPVTGGIGLELLELAGEAVEAPRHRKPAGYGRFKKTPGGRGSGKGPKGKGPARRKDVAERKKSAKTARKVSRTRKTER from the coding sequence ATGAGCAAACTGCCTTCGAAAGCCGAGATCCTCGACTGGATCATGGCGCACCCGACCCAGACCGCGAAACGTGACATTGCCAAAGCCTTTGGCATCAAAGGGGCTGCGCGGATCGACCTCAAGCGCGTCCTCAAGGAGCTTGAGGCTGAGGGGCATCTGGAAAAGCGCAAGAAGACCTACCGCGACCCGGACCGGCTGCCGCCGGTGACCGTGCTGCAGGTCAAGGCGCCCGACGAGAACGGCGACCTTTTCGCGCAGCCGCTGGAGTGGCACGGCGAGGGCGTCGAGCCCGCGGTGCTGCTGGTGCCGCGCGCCACCGACCCGGCGCTTGGAGAGGGTGACCGCATCCTCGCCAAGCTGCAGGTGGTGCATGAGGAAGATCACAACTACGAGGCGCGGCTCATCCGCAAGATTGGCGTCAGCCCGCGCAAGATCGTCGGCATCTTCCGCAAGGGCCCCGAGGGCGGACGCATCGTGCCGATCGACAAGGGGGCCGACAAGGAATGGCTGGTCGGTCCCGACGCCATGGCCGGCGCGCAGGAGGGCGAGCTGGTCGAGGCCGAACAGGCCGGGCCGCGCGCCTCGCGCATGGGTCTGCCGAAGGCGCGCATCGTCATGCGCCTTGGCGATCCTTCAGAGCCGAAGGCGGTCTCGCTCATCGCCATCCATCAGCACGGCATCCCCGACGCCTTCCCGCCGAAAGTGCTGGAGGAAGCCGACCGCATGAAGCCCGCGGGCCTCAAGGGCCGCACCGACCTGCGCGAGCTGCCGCTGGTGACCATCGACCCGGCCGATGCGCGCGACCATGACGATGCCTGTTTCGCCGAGGCGGACGAGGACCCGAAGAACCCCGGCGGCCATGTGATCTGGGTCGCCATCGCCGATGTGGCGCATTACGTGCTGCCCGGCTCGGAACTGGACCGCGAGGCCAAGAAGCGCGGCAACTCCAGCTATTTCCCCGACCGGGTCGTGCCGATGCTGCCGGACCGTCTGTCGGGCGATCTGTGCTCGCTGCATGAGGGCGTGCCGCGCGCCTGTATCGCCGTGCGCATGGTGATCGACGCCGAGGGCAACAAGCGCAGCCACAGCTTCGTGCGCGGGCTGATGCGCTCGCCCGCCTCGCTCAACTACGCCGAAGTGCAGCAGGCCATGGACGGCCAGCCCAACGACAAGACCGGGCCGCTGCTCGAGGATGTGATCCGGCCGCTCTATGCCGCCTATCACGCGCTGCGCGACGCCCGGAACCGCCGCCAGCCGCTGGATCTGGAACTGCCCGAGCGCAAGATCGTGCTGGGCGAGGATGGCACGGTGACCTCGGTCAATTTCGTTGACCGGCTGGACGCGCATAAGCTGATCGAAGAGTTCATGGTGCTGGCCAATGTGGCCGCCGCCGAGACGCTGATCGCCAAGCGTACGCCGCTGCTGTTCCGCGTGCACGAAGAGCCGCCGGTCGAAAAGCTCGACGCGCTGCGCGAGACGGCGCAGGCGGCGGGGCTCAACCTTGCCAAAGGACAGGTGCTGAAGACCGCGCATCTCAACAAGCTGCTGCATGACGCGGCGGGGCGCGAGGATGCGGAACTGATCAACCTCGCCACGCTGCGCTCGATGACGCAGGCCTATTACAACCCCGAGAACTTCGGGCACTTCGGCCTCGCGCTGATGAACTACGCGCATTTCACCTCGCCGATCCGGCGCTATTCCGACCTCATCGTGCACCGCGGGCTGATCTCGGCGCATGGCTGGGGCGATGACGGGCTGTCGCAGACCGACATCGAGCGGCTGCAACAGACCGCCGAGCATATCTCGGACACCGAGCGGCGCTCGATGATGGCCGAGCGCGACACCACCGACCGCTATCTCGCCTCTTACCTGTCCGAACGTGTGGGCGCCGAGTTCGGCGGGCGGATCAGCGGCATCGCCAAATTCGGGGTCTTCGTGAAGCTCGACGAGAGTGGCGCCGACGGGCTGGTGCCGATCCGCAACCTCGGGAACGAATTCTTCCACTTCGACCGCGAGGCCGGCACGCTGATGGGTGCCGACACCGGCACGCTGATCACGCTGGGCCAGCGGGTGCGGGTGAAGCTGGTGGACGTGACGCCGGTGACCGGCGGCATCGGGCTGGAACTGCTGGAACTGGCTGGCGAGGCGGTCGAGGCACCGCGGCATCGCAAGCCTGCGGGCTACGGGCGGTTCAAGAAGACACCCGGTGGCAGAGGCAGCGGCAAGGGACCCAAGGGCAAAGGCCCGGCGCGGCGCAAGGATGTGGCCGAGCGCAAGAAGAGCGCCAAGACCGCGCGCAAGGTCAGCCGCACGCGCAAGACCGAGCGCTGA
- a CDS encoding RNA pyrophosphohydrolase gives MSPEEIAALPYRRNVGVMLANAAGHVFVGQRIDSEVPAWQMPQGGIDKGEEPREAALRELEEEIGVSPSLVTVEAETDGWIAYDLPHDIVPRIWKGRYKGQEQKWYLLRFQGSDDQVNIATEHPEFSQWCWLPADEVLDQIVPFKRAVYEQVIAAFKDKL, from the coding sequence ATGAGCCCCGAAGAGATCGCCGCGCTGCCCTACCGCCGCAATGTCGGGGTCATGCTCGCTAATGCTGCGGGGCATGTCTTCGTCGGCCAGCGCATCGACAGCGAGGTTCCGGCTTGGCAGATGCCGCAGGGCGGCATCGACAAGGGCGAGGAGCCGCGCGAGGCGGCGCTGCGCGAGCTCGAAGAAGAGATCGGCGTCAGCCCATCGCTGGTCACCGTCGAGGCCGAGACCGACGGCTGGATCGCCTATGATCTGCCGCATGACATCGTGCCGCGCATCTGGAAGGGCCGCTACAAGGGGCAGGAGCAGAAATGGTATCTGCTGCGCTTTCAGGGCAGCGACGATCAGGTGAATATCGCCACCGAACATCCTGAGTTTTCGCAATGGTGCTGGCTGCCCGCCGATGAGGTGCTGGATCAGATCGTGCCGTTCAAACGCGCGGTCTATGAGCAGGTCATCGCCGCCTTCAAGGATAAGCTGTGA
- a CDS encoding S41 family peptidase, translated as MNKFLMAAVGGTVAGVVATTQFVGPLLAQEAEKNTSVYEQLDLFGDIFERIRAQYVTEVDDKKLIEAAINGMLTSLDPHSSYLPPDDAADMRVQTRGEFGGLGIEVTQEDGFVKVVSPMDGTPADEAGVEAGDFITHVDGESVLGLSLDEAVDKMRGPVGSEIVITVVREGEEEPMDISIIRDTITLTAVRSRLEGDTVVLRITTFNDQTYPNLAEGLAKEVEAAGGMDKVNGIVVDLRNNPGGLLTQAIKVADAFLDKGEIVSTRGRNASDGDRYNATEGDLSEGKPIVVLINGGSASASEIVAGALKDHRRAVVVGTKSFGKGSVQTVMPLRGDGAMRLTTARYYTPSGRSIQALGVSPDIVVEQRPPEPESDEDGPAVFGRSEADLRGALDNDSLTEDEIRQIEEDRAKAEKAAQLRQDDYQLAYAIDILKGLSVLGDEAALMQQAQAADK; from the coding sequence ATGAACAAGTTTCTGATGGCCGCAGTGGGCGGCACCGTGGCAGGCGTTGTGGCGACGACGCAATTTGTCGGCCCGCTGCTTGCACAGGAGGCCGAAAAGAACACCTCCGTCTATGAGCAGCTCGACCTCTTCGGCGACATCTTCGAGCGCATCCGTGCGCAATATGTGACCGAAGTGGACGATAAAAAGCTGATCGAGGCGGCGATCAACGGCATGCTCACCTCGCTCGACCCGCACTCCAGCTACCTGCCGCCGGACGATGCCGCCGACATGCGCGTGCAGACGCGCGGCGAGTTTGGCGGTCTTGGCATCGAAGTGACGCAGGAAGACGGCTTCGTGAAGGTCGTCTCGCCGATGGACGGCACGCCGGCGGACGAGGCTGGCGTCGAAGCGGGCGACTTCATCACCCATGTGGACGGCGAGTCGGTTCTGGGCCTGTCGCTCGACGAGGCGGTGGACAAGATGCGCGGGCCGGTTGGCTCCGAGATCGTCATCACCGTGGTGCGTGAGGGCGAAGAAGAGCCCATGGATATCTCGATCATCCGCGACACCATCACCCTGACCGCCGTGCGCTCGCGCCTCGAAGGCGACACCGTGGTGCTGCGCATCACCACCTTCAACGATCAGACCTATCCCAACCTCGCCGAAGGGCTCGCCAAAGAGGTCGAGGCCGCTGGCGGCATGGACAAGGTCAACGGCATCGTCGTCGATCTGCGCAACAACCCCGGTGGTCTGCTGACGCAGGCGATCAAAGTGGCCGATGCCTTCCTCGACAAGGGCGAGATCGTCTCGACCCGTGGCCGCAACGCCTCCGACGGCGACCGCTACAACGCCACCGAGGGCGACCTTTCGGAAGGCAAGCCGATCGTGGTGCTGATCAACGGCGGTTCGGCTTCGGCATCCGAGATCGTGGCTGGCGCGCTGAAGGATCACCGCCGCGCCGTGGTCGTCGGCACCAAGAGCTTCGGCAAGGGTTCGGTTCAGACGGTCATGCCGCTGCGTGGCGATGGCGCCATGCGCCTGACCACCGCGCGCTACTACACGCCCTCGGGTCGCTCGATCCAAGCGCTTGGCGTCTCGCCCGACATCGTCGTCGAGCAGCGTCCGCCCGAGCCGGAGAGCGATGAGGACGGCCCCGCAGTCTTTGGCCGCTCCGAGGCCGATCTGCGCGGCGCGCTGGACAACGACAGCCTGACCGAGGACGAGATCCGTCAGATCGAAGAAGATCGTGCCAAGGCCGAGAAAGCGGCACAGCTGCGTCAGGACGACTACCAGCTGGCCTATGCGATCGACATCCTCAAGGGCCTCAGCGTTCTGGGCGACGAAGCCGCTCTGATGCAGCAGGCTCAGGCCGCCGACAAGTAA
- a CDS encoding Hint domain-containing protein, which translates to MSWIAIASDEARWIDRPAFAAALDVPGGRMERGTLLLETRLSPQAKPQVLMSYERGFPLAASLSVQVLPSGSIVLVTSREGEIFHTVIAHPGDGRAETLRLTLAWDAPRRWARLSVERPESGTIELRELAPPPPPFYEDLKALTLHPELCAIAPDLLFFALSDEIEPVGPLPTLAGSTPIATPNGYRRLENIRRGDRVLTGDGRAVPVLETVHRLVPARGSFSPVRLRAPYLGLQRDILVAPHQRLLIGGSEVEYLFGREAVLVPAHSLTHGFAGQAEDCGPLLCYHQLLLPAHDTLLAAGLAAESLYVGRLRRDPARLAASLLAGMPRDTIPEQHRAGHQVLGPFEAVTLVEARAA; encoded by the coding sequence ATGAGCTGGATCGCCATCGCCTCGGACGAGGCGCGCTGGATCGACAGACCGGCCTTCGCCGCCGCGCTGGACGTGCCCGGCGGGCGCATGGAGCGCGGCACGCTGCTGCTCGAAACACGGCTTTCGCCACAGGCCAAGCCGCAAGTTCTGATGTCTTATGAACGCGGCTTCCCGCTGGCGGCGAGCCTTTCGGTCCAGGTCCTGCCCAGCGGCAGCATCGTTCTGGTGACCAGCCGGGAGGGCGAGATCTTCCACACGGTGATCGCCCACCCCGGCGATGGCCGCGCCGAAACGCTGCGGCTGACGCTGGCATGGGACGCGCCGCGCCGCTGGGCCCGGCTGAGCGTCGAACGCCCGGAAAGTGGCACGATCGAGCTGCGCGAACTGGCACCGCCCCCGCCGCCCTTCTATGAGGACCTGAAGGCACTGACGCTGCATCCCGAGCTTTGCGCCATCGCGCCGGACCTGCTGTTCTTCGCCCTCTCCGACGAGATCGAGCCGGTGGGCCCGCTGCCGACGCTGGCGGGCTCGACCCCGATCGCGACGCCGAACGGCTATCGCCGTCTCGAAAACATCCGGCGCGGCGACAGGGTGCTGACCGGCGACGGCCGCGCAGTGCCGGTGCTGGAAACCGTGCACCGGCTGGTGCCCGCGCGCGGCTCTTTCAGCCCTGTGCGTCTGCGCGCGCCCTATCTTGGGCTGCAGCGCGACATCCTCGTGGCGCCGCACCAGCGCCTGCTGATCGGCGGCTCGGAGGTGGAATATCTGTTCGGACGCGAAGCGGTTCTGGTGCCCGCGCACAGCCTGACCCACGGCTTTGCCGGGCAGGCCGAGGATTGCGGGCCGCTGCTGTGCTACCACCAGCTTCTGCTGCCCGCGCATGACACGCTGCTCGCCGCCGGGCTGGCCGCCGAAAGCCTTTACGTGGGCAGGTTGCGCCGCGATCCGGCGCGGCTGGCGGCCTCGCTGTTGGCGGGGATGCCGCGCGATACCATCCCCGAGCAGCACCGCGCCGGGCATCAGGTGCTTGGCCCCTTCGAGGCGGTGACGCTGGTCGAGGCGCGCGCGGCCTGA
- the dapE gene encoding succinyl-diaminopimelate desuccinylase, with translation MTTDPKPLDPVQLTADLIRCPTVTPEEGGALVLLQGLLEHAGFACTRVDRGGVANLFARWGEKGHAKSFGFNGHTDVVPVGDLAAWTVDPFGAEVKDGVMYGRGATDMKSGVAAFAAAAVDFVKETPPEGAIVLAITGDEEGDAVDGTTALLDYMAAEDERMSICIVGEPTCPEEMGDMMKIGRRGSMNAFFTVTGKQGHSAYLHRALNPMPAMARLMDRLSSHVLDEGTDHFDPTTLAVVTIDTGNPATNVVPAQTRATLNIRFNDTHTGASLSEWLRDEAAKVDAEFGTSTEVAIKISGEAFLTPPGALSDLVAKAVEAETGRTPELSTTGGTSDARFMRHHCPVVEFGLVGKTLHQVDENVEVAQIGQLKAIYTRMLCDYFA, from the coding sequence ATGACCACCGACCCCAAGCCCCTCGATCCTGTCCAGTTGACCGCCGATCTGATCCGCTGCCCGACGGTCACGCCCGAAGAGGGCGGTGCGCTGGTGCTGCTGCAGGGCCTGCTGGAGCATGCGGGCTTTGCCTGCACCCGCGTCGACCGGGGCGGCGTCGCCAACCTCTTCGCGCGCTGGGGCGAGAAGGGGCATGCCAAGAGCTTTGGCTTCAACGGCCATACCGACGTGGTGCCGGTGGGCGATCTTGCCGCTTGGACCGTCGATCCCTTTGGCGCCGAGGTGAAGGACGGCGTGATGTACGGGCGCGGCGCCACCGACATGAAGTCGGGGGTGGCCGCCTTTGCCGCCGCCGCCGTGGATTTCGTGAAAGAGACCCCGCCCGAGGGTGCCATCGTTCTGGCGATCACCGGCGACGAAGAGGGCGATGCGGTCGACGGCACGACGGCGCTGCTCGACTACATGGCCGCCGAGGACGAGCGCATGTCGATCTGCATCGTTGGCGAGCCGACCTGCCCCGAAGAGATGGGCGACATGATGAAGATCGGTCGTCGCGGCTCGATGAACGCTTTCTTCACGGTGACCGGAAAGCAGGGGCACTCGGCCTATCTGCACCGCGCGCTGAACCCGATGCCCGCCATGGCCCGGCTGATGGACCGGCTGTCGAGCCATGTGCTTGACGAGGGCACCGACCATTTCGACCCGACCACGCTGGCGGTGGTGACCATCGACACCGGCAACCCCGCAACCAATGTGGTGCCCGCGCAAACCCGCGCCACGCTCAACATCCGCTTCAACGACACCCACACCGGCGCGTCGCTGTCGGAGTGGCTGCGCGACGAGGCGGCCAAGGTCGATGCCGAGTTCGGCACCAGCACCGAGGTTGCGATCAAGATCTCGGGCGAGGCGTTCCTCACCCCGCCGGGGGCTCTGTCGGATCTCGTGGCAAAGGCAGTGGAGGCCGAGACCGGCCGCACGCCGGAACTGTCGACCACGGGCGGCACCTCGGATGCGCGCTTCATGCGGCATCATTGCCCGGTGGTCGAGTTCGGCCTCGTGGGCAAGACGCTGCATCAGGTGGATGAGAACGTCGAGGTGGCGCAGATCGGCCAGTTGAAGGCGATCTACACGCGGATGCTGTGCGATTATTTCGCCTGA
- a CDS encoding lytic murein transglycosylase, whose translation MKPSLFGLALCLTASQAAADRLADFSAPLASQRPAPRPAAFDTVQVVPKATVDREYLHWLDGFRSRARAEGISDATLSAAFRSPHLDTDALAKINNQAEFTKTLWSYLESAVSESRIENGRAAMIAHDQLLRQIEARYGVDRQVVVAIWGMESAYGSHRGTHPVIPALATLAYGSRRGKFFEGQLIDALRIIQHGDTTPEKMTGSWAGAMGHTQFIPSSYRALAVDWTGDGRRDIWSDDPADALASTANYLAESGWIHGQPWGVEVQLPQGFDYGLADGDAARMPSDWARLGVVGMDGQPVRDFGTARLLLPAGHKGAAFLTFKNFKVISRYNAADAYVIGVGHLADRIMGGAPILSDWPDDERALTSGERKELQMRLKQAGFDPSGVDGRIGPMTIKALRDYQRAVGVVPDGYASLEVLRRLR comes from the coding sequence ATGAAACCGAGCCTTTTCGGCCTCGCGCTGTGCCTGACGGCGAGTCAGGCCGCCGCCGACCGACTTGCCGACTTTTCCGCCCCCCTTGCCTCGCAGCGTCCCGCGCCGCGCCCCGCCGCCTTTGATACGGTGCAGGTGGTGCCCAAGGCCACGGTCGACCGCGAGTATCTGCACTGGCTCGACGGGTTCCGCAGCCGCGCCCGCGCCGAGGGGATCTCGGACGCCACGTTGAGCGCCGCCTTTCGCTCGCCGCATCTCGACACCGACGCGCTGGCGAAGATCAACAATCAGGCCGAGTTCACCAAGACGCTGTGGAGCTATCTGGAGTCCGCCGTCTCCGAGAGCCGGATCGAGAATGGCCGCGCCGCGATGATCGCCCATGACCAGTTGCTGCGGCAGATCGAGGCGCGCTACGGCGTCGACCGGCAGGTGGTGGTGGCGATCTGGGGCATGGAAAGCGCCTATGGCAGCCACCGCGGCACGCATCCGGTGATCCCCGCGCTGGCGACGCTGGCCTATGGCTCGCGCCGCGGCAAGTTCTTCGAGGGCCAGCTCATTGACGCGCTGCGCATCATCCAACACGGCGACACGACGCCCGAGAAGATGACCGGCAGCTGGGCCGGGGCGATGGGGCACACGCAGTTCATCCCCTCGTCTTACCGCGCGCTTGCGGTGGACTGGACCGGCGATGGGCGGCGCGACATCTGGTCGGACGATCCCGCCGATGCGCTTGCCTCCACCGCCAATTACCTCGCCGAGAGCGGCTGGATCCACGGCCAGCCGTGGGGCGTCGAGGTGCAGCTGCCGCAGGGCTTCGACTATGGGCTTGCCGATGGCGACGCCGCGCGGATGCCTTCGGATTGGGCGCGGCTCGGCGTGGTCGGTATGGACGGCCAGCCGGTGCGCGACTTTGGCACGGCGCGGCTGCTTTTGCCCGCCGGCCACAAAGGCGCGGCCTTTCTGACCTTCAAGAACTTCAAGGTGATCTCGCGCTACAACGCCGCCGACGCCTATGTGATCGGCGTCGGCCATCTGGCGGACCGGATCATGGGCGGCGCGCCGATCCTGTCGGACTGGCCGGATGACGAACGCGCGCTGACCAGCGGCGAGCGCAAGGAGTTGCAGATGCGGCTCAAGCAGGCGGGCTTCGATCCTTCGGGCGTCGACGGGCGGATCGGCCCGATGACCATCAAGGCGCTGCGAGACTATCAGCGCGCGGTGGGTGTCGTGCCCGACGGCTACGCCTCGCTCGAGGTGCTGCGGCGGCTGCGCTAA
- a CDS encoding SLC13 family permease, producing MSTAGTPAFKLAIPCTAIAAAVWLGLAPPEALTVEQGRILGIVLITLSLWGTSVVPGYLASLVFFTALLILGLAPPNLVFSGFTSTATWLIVSGFVIGAAISTSGLAARLARGLAPALTGSYARLLSGLMLICMALGFVMPSSLGRAVLLVPIGMALADRAGFAKGSTGRIGIAVVLTAGCNLPSFAILPSNLPNMVLTGAADTILGVHLGYFEYLALHYPVLGLVKSAVVVALALRLFPARTGMALAGTSDEIGPAPTQDQRRQQIRVALVLLATLALWMTDRLHGVNAAWVGMGASILLLLPKLGVVSPPAFKQAVDFGMLLFVAGALALGAVVNSSGLGSVIGTALQSVLPLQPGRDFLNFLSLGGMAILTAMLTTNPGAPAVLTPLAPDLAQASGLGLTTVLMTQVIGFSTMVFAYQVAPLVVAMQLSGEKLSHLARFLVPLAAITIVILLPLDYLWWRLLGWF from the coding sequence ATGAGCACCGCGGGAACACCAGCGTTCAAACTGGCGATACCCTGCACCGCGATCGCCGCCGCCGTTTGGCTCGGGCTGGCGCCGCCGGAGGCGCTCACAGTCGAGCAAGGCCGCATCCTCGGCATCGTCCTGATCACCCTGTCGCTCTGGGGCACCTCGGTGGTGCCGGGATATCTGGCCAGCCTCGTGTTCTTCACAGCGCTGCTGATCCTTGGGCTGGCACCGCCCAATTTGGTGTTCTCGGGCTTCACCTCGACGGCCACTTGGCTGATCGTCTCGGGCTTCGTCATCGGGGCGGCGATCAGCACCTCTGGCCTAGCGGCGCGGCTGGCGCGGGGACTGGCGCCCGCGCTCACCGGGTCTTACGCGCGGCTGCTGAGCGGCCTGATGCTGATCTGCATGGCTCTGGGCTTTGTCATGCCTTCCTCGTTGGGCCGGGCGGTGCTGCTGGTGCCGATCGGCATGGCGCTGGCGGACCGCGCGGGCTTTGCCAAAGGCTCCACCGGGCGGATCGGCATCGCGGTGGTGCTGACCGCGGGCTGCAACCTGCCCAGCTTCGCCATCCTGCCCTCGAACCTGCCGAACATGGTTCTGACCGGGGCGGCTGACACGATCCTCGGGGTGCATCTGGGCTATTTCGAGTATCTCGCTCTGCACTACCCGGTGCTGGGGCTGGTGAAATCCGCTGTGGTGGTGGCGCTGGCCCTGAGGCTCTTTCCCGCAAGAACCGGCATGGCGCTTGCGGGCACCTCGGACGAAATCGGCCCCGCGCCGACCCAAGACCAACGCCGCCAGCAGATCCGCGTGGCGCTGGTGCTGCTGGCCACGCTGGCGCTGTGGATGACCGACCGTCTGCATGGGGTCAACGCCGCATGGGTGGGCATGGGCGCGTCGATCCTGCTGCTGCTGCCCAAACTCGGTGTGGTGAGCCCGCCTGCGTTCAAACAGGCGGTGGATTTCGGCATGCTGCTCTTCGTCGCCGGGGCGCTGGCGCTTGGTGCGGTGGTCAACAGTTCGGGGCTGGGCTCAGTGATCGGCACGGCGCTGCAATCGGTGCTGCCGCTGCAGCCGGGGCGTGATTTCCTCAATTTCCTGTCGCTGGGCGGTATGGCGATCCTGACCGCGATGCTGACCACCAACCCCGGCGCCCCGGCGGTGCTGACCCCGCTGGCACCAGATCTCGCGCAGGCCAGCGGGCTTGGGCTGACCACCGTGCTGATGACGCAGGTGATCGGCTTTTCGACGATGGTCTTTGCCTATCAGGTGGCGCCGCTGGTGGTCGCCATGCAGCTTTCGGGCGAGAAGCTGTCGCATCTCGCCCGATTCCTCGTGCCGCTGGCGGCAATCACCATCGTGATCCTGCTGCCGCTCGACTATCTGTGGTGGCGCCTGCTGGGCTGGTTCTGA
- a CDS encoding murein hydrolase activator EnvC family protein, with protein MRAAALILCLLASPALAQAPGDAARAAARALEEASVQLDAAEGSRDRVRALTQTVTAYEDGLAALRDGLREAAVRETELSRRLAAQDEEIAQLLGALSSLGSTAAPEALLHPAGPVGSARAGMLLASVTPGLAQEAKALRSDLNEVAELRALQENAAQTLREGLAGVQQARTELSQAVADRTDLPKRFTEDPVRTAILISATETLDGFASGLAQITSDEAPNSLPPVDEQKGALELPVRGQVLRGANEADAAGVKRPGVVIATLPQALVTTPTAATVRYSGPLLDYGLVTILEPQPDLLFVLAGLDESYAETGEILPEGAPVGLMGDAASDSASLSREGSGAGRTETLYIEVREGDAPVDPLEWFASDKG; from the coding sequence ATGAGAGCCGCCGCGCTGATCCTCTGCCTTCTGGCGAGCCCTGCGCTGGCGCAGGCCCCCGGCGATGCCGCACGGGCGGCGGCGCGGGCGCTGGAAGAAGCCTCGGTGCAGCTTGATGCCGCCGAAGGCTCGCGCGACCGGGTGCGGGCACTGACCCAGACCGTCACCGCTTATGAGGACGGGCTCGCCGCGCTGCGCGACGGGCTGCGCGAGGCCGCCGTGCGTGAGACCGAACTGAGCCGCCGTCTTGCGGCGCAGGATGAGGAGATCGCGCAGCTTCTCGGTGCGCTGTCGAGCCTCGGCAGTACCGCCGCCCCCGAGGCGCTGCTGCATCCGGCGGGGCCGGTGGGCTCGGCGCGGGCGGGGATGCTGCTGGCCTCGGTGACGCCGGGACTGGCGCAGGAGGCCAAGGCGCTGCGCTCTGATCTCAACGAGGTCGCCGAGTTGCGCGCGCTGCAGGAAAACGCGGCGCAGACGCTGCGCGAGGGGTTGGCAGGCGTGCAGCAGGCCCGCACCGAGCTTAGTCAGGCCGTGGCCGACCGCACCGATCTGCCGAAACGCTTCACCGAGGATCCGGTGCGCACCGCGATCCTGATCTCGGCCACCGAGACGCTCGATGGGTTCGCTTCCGGTCTGGCGCAGATCACCTCGGACGAGGCGCCGAACTCGCTGCCGCCGGTGGATGAGCAGAAGGGCGCGCTGGAACTGCCGGTGCGCGGGCAGGTGCTGCGCGGCGCGAATGAGGCGGATGCGGCGGGGGTCAAACGCCCCGGCGTCGTGATCGCGACCCTGCCGCAGGCGCTGGTCACCACACCCACCGCCGCCACCGTCCGCTACTCTGGCCCGCTGCTCGATTACGGGCTGGTGACCATTCTCGAGCCGCAGCCCGACCTGCTGTTCGTGCTGGCGGGACTGGACGAGAGCTATGCCGAAACCGGCGAGATCCTGCCCGAGGGCGCGCCGGTGGGGTTGATGGGCGATGCGGCATCTGACAGCGCGTCACTGTCACGTGAAGGTTCCGGCGCTGGACGCACGGAAACCCTGTATATAGAGGTAAGAGAGGGCGACGCCCCCGTGGACCCGCTAGAATGGTTCGCCAGCGACAAGGGATGA